A stretch of DNA from Spirosoma endbachense:
TCGCCACGCTCCAAAAGCGACTGCCGGGCAGCTTTCATCAGATCGGGCGTCTCATCCCAGGTGATATCCGTGCCGGGATGAACACCCCAGAGGTGAGAAACGTGTCGATGGGTGTCTTTAGGATCATCGACGTCCTGTAACCACTCCTGCAATTGCCCACGTTTACCAATCTGGTTCGGGGCAATCTGGCGATACATTGTCTGAAGTGTGTCGCGGAACGCAGCATCGGTACCGAGGATTTCACTAGCCGCAATGCAGTTTTTAACCAGATCGCGGATTAGCTGGTGATCCATCGTCGGCCCCGCGACTAAACCACCATGCTCCGGCGAGTTGGAAGGGGTACTGATGAGCCAGCCGGTTTTGGGATCTTTAACAAGAAAATCCACGAAAAAACGAGCGGCTTCTTTCATGATCGGATAGGCACGATCATGCAGAAAAATTCGGTCCTGTGTGTAGCGATAATGTTCCCAGAGATGGTGCGACACCCAGGCTCCACCACTCACCCAGATACCGTGATTCGATGCGTTGATGGGAGCCGTACCGCGCCAGAGATCGGTATTGTGGTGCAGCACCCAACCACGGGCGTTGTAGTGCGCTTTAGCCGTTTTTCGCCCGGCTTCGGCCAGCTCTTCGATGGCAGCAAACATCGGTTCATGACAGGCCGATAGATTCAGCATTTCGGCGGGCCAGTAGTTCATCTCCAGGTTGATGTTCGTGGTGTATTTACTACCCCAGGGCGGAGTAAGCAGATCGTTCCAGATACCCTGCAAATTGCCCGGACGTGTACCGGGTCGCGAACTCGAAATCAGCAAATACCGACCATATTGGAGATAAAGCGCAGCCAGTGCCGGGTCCGGTGATTTCTCGAAACGCTGAAGCCGTTCGTCGGTTGGAAGCTGTTCGTTGGCCGAGTGGCCCAAATCGAGTGTCAGGGTATTGAAGTACGTCTGATACTCCCGGCTATGAGCCGCTTTGATCGCATCGAAGCCTTTGGTACGGATGGCCTCCAACGGTCGCTGGCTCAGGGTGGCGGGATCGCCCGAAACGTCATTGTAGTTTTTAAAATTAGTCCCCGCCGTTAGGTACAGAGTTGCTTCGTCAGCGCCCGACACAGTCAGTTTATTGCCAACCACGGCTATTTTTCCCTTCTTCGTTTGGATATGAAGTAAGCTTTCGCCTTTTAACGCACCATCTCGTACCTGAACCGCCAACGCAATGGTCTGGTCATCAATTTTCCGAACGGACGCTCCCCGATGTGGACTATTCAGTGTAGCCTCGAAGCCGATTTTACCCGGCTGGCTGGCCGTCAGATGAACAGCCATAACCTGATCAGGTGCATTCACCAGGTATTCACGGGTAAAATTCACGCCATTGGCAGCGTACGTAACGCGGGAAATCGCGGTCATTAGGTCCAGTTCCCGATGATAATCTGTGGCTGGTGCCGTGTTTTTAAACTGTAGCCACAAATCACCAAATGGCTGATAATCGGCCTGGTAACGGGGCGAAGCCGGGGGAGTCTCATCCTGAACCCAGTATTTAAACGGTTTTGCCAGCGGAACACCCTCAGCCGGTTGTTGCCCTTCCGGATAAACAACAAATGTCGGCTGGCTGGTTTTGACGCCAATAAAGCCTCCTTTATCGAACAGATTAATGACCTGAATCGCTAGTTGATTTTTACCAGCGTGCAGCTTAGCCGCCGGAATTTTGTAACGTCGGTTCTTGGCGATGCCTTCGTCGGAGCCGACCAGCTCTCCATTGAGATAGGTAAAATCCTGATCACGAATACGCCCCATATCCAATACCACATCTTTCCCTACCCAGGCCTGTGGTAAGTCAAATGAGGTCCGGAACCAAAGGGCACCGTCCAGCCCTTCCAATCCGGCCTTTTCCCAACCATCAGCTGTTGGAACGGTCATTGTTTTCCAGGCACGATCATCAAACGCAGTAGCTGCCGGGTTCGCACGGGCACTGGTCAGATTACGGACGCTTGCCAACCATGCCGTTTTCTTCTGTTCGTATCCTTCTTCGTTGCTTTGTTTGCCCATAAAATGCTCCTGGGCCACTTTTTCCGCTTCAGCCTGTTTGCCATCGACAAGTAGCTGACGAATCTGGGGCAGGTATTGAGCCGCTCCTTCCCGCTGATACTCACGCGGACCGCCCGTCCAGAGCGTTTCTTCATTGAACTGAATATGGTCCGTTTCAACACCGCCAAATACCATACCACCCAGTCGCCCATTGCCAATAGGAAGTGCTTCCACCCACTGACGGGCAGGTTGCCGGTACCAGAGCGTAAGCGGCTGACGAACTGGAGGCTGAGCCTGAGCGGCCAGGATAGTCATTAATAATAAGGTGCTTACTCGTACCATGGTTTGTTCGTGGTTTGGCATCTCTGCGGCATCGGGACAACTATCGAATCGCTTTCAATTCAACCCATACCTCGCCCGGCTTTGTACCCGAAATCCCTTCCTGATACTTTTTCATCCGGGCGTTCCACTCCTCGACGCGGGGGTTATTTTCGGTGGTTTTCGGGTTGAGTTTGTCTAAACGTTCGCCTTTGGGAAGACTGATCACCAGCATCAATTGCCGCCCGTTCCTGTATAGCAACACTTGTTGAAACTGCGCATTGCAGAATCCTCTGGCAACTTCGGGCCATTGCTCAAACTGGTTTGCATGATAGGCCAGGTAATCGTTCTGAAGGACAGGGTCAGCGACCAGATTAGTGGTTAAAATTGTATGCTCCAACTCGCCCGTTTTCTGGCCACCATCGCATCGTTTGCGGTTGAATTCGTAAAATAGATCATAATAGGTCTTAACCTTCGTGGTTGGGAAGGCCGACTTCAGCCGTTCACTCAATACGAAAACGTCCTGCACTTTATCGAAAATAACGTAGTGGTTCTCCCACTGATACAGCGCATTGGGATTTACTTTAGCCCGAATCAGCACTTCCCGGAGCCGTTGTTTATCAATTGGCTTGTCGGGGTTCGCAACCAACTCGACGATGACCGGATTTTCTTTATTGATACCCCACTTCGAATCTGGCTTAACCCTGTCCTTGATCAAATACTGATAGGGCGGCTGAATGCCAGCTTTTGTCTTTAAGCTATCGGCGACCTGCGGACCATTGTGCTCCCAGACATTGTTCGGGCCATTGGCGTTTTGCAGGTATTTTTCCGAGGGTGTCCAGTTTTCTTTTATCGTAAAATAAGACGAACCTTCGTCGGTATACAGGTAAAACCAGTGAGCAGGCAGATGGGCATACGGCGCTTTGTAGACACTGTCAATGTAGTTTTCGGTAATGGTTGAACCCGGTTGTGCCGACAACGTATAAATGGCCGCGGCATCGTACATGTGTTTGGCGAAGTGATGAATCCTGTTCGCTACCACTTTATTATTCCGCATGGCATTAATGGTTTTAGTCCACCCCCACCCCATGCTGATACCACTGTAGGCGACATCACTGATTTCGTTATGTTTGATGGTGATTCCCCGAACATAGCCCGCCCCAATGCCGACGCAACCCCAATCTTCATTCGTTACATTGGTAATCAGGTTGTTGCTAATGAGCATATTGCTACACACTTCCCGCTCATCGGTGGGGTTATAAGGGCGATGGATCTCCGTCGCTTCGTCCGCAAAAACACCTGCCATAATGCCGGTACCACCAATGTCTTTGAAGAGATTCCCGCGAATGGCATTGTCCTGTACGCCTTTGTTGTAATCCAGCCCGGTTGCCGCCAGATGCTCAAACCGGCAATTGTCGAAACTGGTATGGTTGGCAAATGACACCTCCACAGCCGCTGCCGGACGGCCCACCCATGCTTGGTTTTCCAACGACTTTTTGTCGGGTGTACCCGGAATTTTCAGTTTGTAGGCGTCCAGCATATACAACCCTGCCTGGTGCGGAACGTGCCCCTGCTGCGAGGGCCTGAGCCAGCCCGTATGCTGAAATGCGATACCCTTAAAAATTACATTTGACACCGGACTATCGACCGTTCCTGCGATACGCACCAGCGTTTCGAGTACAGGCACCATGACCTGGGCAGTAGCCAGGTTGTCGGTAGGATCAGGAATATAGTAGATCTTTTCGGCTTTGGTATCTAAAAACCACTCCCCCGCCTGATCCAGAAACTGGATCGCATTGCTAAGGTAAAATGCCGAATTCCCGGTTTCTTTCGACATCCAGGGGGCGGGCCAGGGGTGCTCGGATTGAATGCGACTTTCGGGCTGATGAAAACTTAACTTAGCGCTATCTTCCTGTACCTCAATTCGTTTGACGCGCAAACTGGCAACTGCCCACCATTGATGAATGAGCATCTCAAGGCCATCGGCTTTCGACAAATCACCAAATTTAGGAGCCGGAATCCAGCAGGTTTGTTCCTGTTTGTTCCACGATAAGATGCGGTTCATCAATGGGTAAGGCGTGTCTTTTGCCCGAGTTGCTTTCTCTCCGTTTACCCAGAGCTGCCGGAATTCGACCAATCGCCCTCCAACTCTCGGCGCATCGGCTACCCATACCTTTCCGACAGCTTCTTTTGGCAAACCAGTCACGTTGCCCTTACCCTTTTGCCAGTTTGTAATTGGTATTCCACCGCTTAAAATGGGGCTTTCATTCGGAGCCGCTTCTATGATCGTTGGACTAGCGGCTGTGCCAGAATCTTCCGGACGAATAAAAACTGGCTCGGCCAACGCGTACAGACCGTTTTTCAAATAGATGTGTGCCCCATCCGCAATACCCGGATCGGCAAGCCGACGTAGTTCACGAACCTTGCGAAGCGCCATCGGCAAACTGGCCAACGGTTTTTCTTTCGTTCCGGCGTTCGCATCCGACCCACCCGGTGCAACCCAGATTTCGGTCTGTTGTGCGAAAATGAGCGGAGACAGGCAGGAGAGTAAAAACGTAGTTAAGGCTCGATTCATGCAGAGATTATTTGCCAGGATTTTCGCCTGGAGATGTGCCACGGTTGCTGCCCACAAATAGAAACCGCGGTCCGCCGTGCGGTGGCACATCTCCAGGCGAAAATCCGGTTTGCATTAACAAGTGGCGGTTGAGCACATTTTTGTCATACTGTCAAAAGAGAAATTTCAAAAACAGTTTCACCGCCCCGAAAAATCAAAAAACAACGTCAGCTCTTTGGCACGAGCTGGTTCTTTTTCATAGTCGTAAAAAATGTTTTTCATGCCCATTGGGCCAGTCGTTTCGTTGCGCTGCGTTTTGGTGCCAATACTACTGATTCCCTGCATGAAGGAAATGTCGCCGGATGGAAAAATCGGTTCGTAATTGTGCCACTGATCGGTTTTCCAGGCGGGGGTGAACAGGCGAAAGAAAACGTCCTCATTTTCGGTTACAACGGTAAATGGATTACCCGTTACCTCAAACCGGCACCAGTACATATTGGCGTGGTATCCCTTGAATTCGGGATAAACAAAGGGAGCCTCGCCCGTTTCTGTGTTGTTATAGGCTTTGTTCCAAACCCCCAACGCGCCCCCTTTCATCCGATTTTTCCAGACCCGATACGGGCCTTTTCCCATCCATTTCACACCCTTTATGCTCGCTTCCGGAAACGAGAAATTAACGCCATCCATCATGGTAAAATAACCGTCGGGGAAATAGCGAACCCGCATTTTGACCCAGCCTGACGGGTAAATAGTCCATTGCAATGTATTATAGCTCGTTTTCCGGTCGAAGGTCGATTCGAGGATGACAGCCTTACCGTCATTACGATGTGTGACGTTTTTGAAATTATTGACACCCTCCTGTAAAATGGGGCCATTCGTAAACGGAATTGTTCCAGCGCTGTTCGCGACCTGTTTTAAGATACCAGTTTGTTTGCTGAATGACAGATGAATGTTGTTCGCTGTTATGGTATAGAGCGAATCGGCTTCGGTTAAAACTACCTCATTGGCGCCCTCTGTTTTGATGAGCGACGACGCAATTTTGTTCGGTAACGAAATCGGAAAACTCCACGTAAACAGCTCCCGTTTATGCGGATCGATGGCGGTTATGTACAGAAAATCGTAGTCTTTCCAGTCGGCGGGGAAGATTGCTTTCAAGGCCCCTTTCTCGGACGGTTTCAGATTCGGTGCCGACACGGTGAATGTCTTTTCGAGCGGCTTTGCTAGGGTATAGGGACCGTTAACACGGGTCAGTTTTCCTGTAAAAGAGCATTGGGTGGTGTTGGTAAAATAATAACGGTTCTCAATCGGAAAATTCCCGTCGAAGGTTGGCGTAATTTCGCGACGCTCCAGCTTAATCGGCGACCATACTTCCTTGACGGTAAAAAAGCTCCCTTCTTTTTCGCGGTATGGCCCTACAATACCATCGGCTCCGCGATTGCCATCGGTATCGATAGCGC
This window harbors:
- a CDS encoding glycoside hydrolase family 95 protein, which encodes MVRVSTLLLMTILAAQAQPPVRQPLTLWYRQPARQWVEALPIGNGRLGGMVFGGVETDHIQFNEETLWTGGPREYQREGAAQYLPQIRQLLVDGKQAEAEKVAQEHFMGKQSNEEGYEQKKTAWLASVRNLTSARANPAATAFDDRAWKTMTVPTADGWEKAGLEGLDGALWFRTSFDLPQAWVGKDVVLDMGRIRDQDFTYLNGELVGSDEGIAKNRRYKIPAAKLHAGKNQLAIQVINLFDKGGFIGVKTSQPTFVVYPEGQQPAEGVPLAKPFKYWVQDETPPASPRYQADYQPFGDLWLQFKNTAPATDYHRELDLMTAISRVTYAANGVNFTREYLVNAPDQVMAVHLTASQPGKIGFEATLNSPHRGASVRKIDDQTIALAVQVRDGALKGESLLHIQTKKGKIAVVGNKLTVSGADEATLYLTAGTNFKNYNDVSGDPATLSQRPLEAIRTKGFDAIKAAHSREYQTYFNTLTLDLGHSANEQLPTDERLQRFEKSPDPALAALYLQYGRYLLISSSRPGTRPGNLQGIWNDLLTPPWGSKYTTNINLEMNYWPAEMLNLSACHEPMFAAIEELAEAGRKTAKAHYNARGWVLHHNTDLWRGTAPINASNHGIWVSGGAWVSHHLWEHYRYTQDRIFLHDRAYPIMKEAARFFVDFLVKDPKTGWLISTPSNSPEHGGLVAGPTMDHQLIRDLVKNCIAASEILGTDAAFRDTLQTMYRQIAPNQIGKRGQLQEWLQDVDDPKDTHRHVSHLWGVHPGTDITWDETPDLMKAARQSLLERGDEGTGWSLAWKINFWARFRDGNHSYNMLKLLFRPAISPEGTTGGGSYPNLFDAHPPFQIDGNFGGSSGIAEMLLQSQGKTIDLLPALPTALPTGFVNGICAQGGFVLNIRWQNGRLSGVEVTSKAGQPCVLRYGDKEARFTTEKGKTYRLNQDLNVL
- a CDS encoding L-rhamnose mutarotase codes for the protein MNRALTTFLLSCLSPLIFAQQTEIWVAPGGSDANAGTKEKPLASLPMALRKVRELRRLADPGIADGAHIYLKNGLYALAEPVFIRPEDSGTAASPTIIEAAPNESPILSGGIPITNWQKGKGNVTGLPKEAVGKVWVADAPRVGGRLVEFRQLWVNGEKATRAKDTPYPLMNRILSWNKQEQTCWIPAPKFGDLSKADGLEMLIHQWWAVASLRVKRIEVQEDSAKLSFHQPESRIQSEHPWPAPWMSKETGNSAFYLSNAIQFLDQAGEWFLDTKAEKIYYIPDPTDNLATAQVMVPVLETLVRIAGTVDSPVSNVIFKGIAFQHTGWLRPSQQGHVPHQAGLYMLDAYKLKIPGTPDKKSLENQAWVGRPAAAVEVSFANHTSFDNCRFEHLAATGLDYNKGVQDNAIRGNLFKDIGGTGIMAGVFADEATEIHRPYNPTDEREVCSNMLISNNLITNVTNEDWGCVGIGAGYVRGITIKHNEISDVAYSGISMGWGWTKTINAMRNNKVVANRIHHFAKHMYDAAAIYTLSAQPGSTITENYIDSVYKAPYAHLPAHWFYLYTDEGSSYFTIKENWTPSEKYLQNANGPNNVWEHNGPQVADSLKTKAGIQPPYQYLIKDRVKPDSKWGINKENPVIVELVANPDKPIDKQRLREVLIRAKVNPNALYQWENHYVIFDKVQDVFVLSERLKSAFPTTKVKTYYDLFYEFNRKRCDGGQKTGELEHTILTTNLVADPVLQNDYLAYHANQFEQWPEVARGFCNAQFQQVLLYRNGRQLMLVISLPKGERLDKLNPKTTENNPRVEEWNARMKKYQEGISGTKPGEVWVELKAIR